Proteins found in one Gordonia sp. PDNC005 genomic segment:
- a CDS encoding lipase family protein, translated as MVAAGLLSVAPQAADAARNFYVPPSTFDKTPGSLIRTQPSSLLLQIPGIKNQWPGTATRIMYTSTLQNGKPTAVTGTVVEPTARWQGKGVRPTVVIGPGTVGQGDQCAGSKLMSFPLAIDPTKPSLAVNYTALEMNLMLLNGVRVVITDYVGLGTPGIHTYVNRLESGRAMLDAARAGLKVANAPKDAPVGFTGYSQGGGAAASAAELASTYGSGLNVKGTYAGAPPADLSKVITKIDGTFIAGAIGYAINGLEARYPALAPVLKKETNAQGKRVLHDVATQCIPDTGLSFGFQRTNGWTRSGESLASVISRYPEVKAMLDDQRIGRLKPNAPVLISTGINDDVIPTGQVVQLYRDWKAQGANVHLERDYTPPIFPGLVVNHALPMVFKLLPATSFLLSSFND; from the coding sequence ATGGTGGCCGCCGGCCTCCTGTCGGTCGCACCGCAGGCAGCCGACGCGGCACGGAACTTCTACGTTCCGCCGTCCACGTTCGACAAGACGCCGGGCTCGTTGATCCGGACGCAGCCGAGCTCGCTGCTCCTGCAGATCCCCGGAATCAAGAACCAGTGGCCCGGCACCGCGACGCGGATCATGTACACCTCGACCCTGCAGAACGGTAAGCCGACCGCGGTCACCGGCACCGTCGTCGAGCCGACCGCTCGTTGGCAGGGCAAGGGTGTCCGCCCGACAGTCGTCATCGGACCCGGCACCGTCGGCCAAGGCGACCAGTGTGCGGGATCGAAGCTGATGAGCTTCCCGCTCGCGATCGACCCGACCAAGCCGAGTCTCGCGGTCAACTACACCGCGCTCGAGATGAATCTGATGCTGCTCAACGGTGTTCGGGTTGTCATCACCGACTACGTCGGCCTCGGCACGCCTGGCATCCACACGTACGTCAACCGCCTCGAATCCGGACGCGCGATGCTCGACGCCGCACGCGCCGGACTCAAGGTCGCGAACGCTCCGAAGGACGCGCCCGTCGGCTTCACCGGCTACTCACAGGGTGGCGGGGCTGCGGCGTCGGCCGCGGAGCTCGCATCGACCTACGGCTCGGGACTCAACGTCAAGGGCACCTACGCGGGCGCTCCGCCTGCCGATCTGTCGAAGGTGATCACCAAGATCGACGGCACCTTCATCGCCGGCGCCATCGGCTACGCGATTAACGGCCTCGAGGCTCGCTACCCGGCGCTCGCGCCCGTCCTGAAGAAGGAGACCAACGCACAGGGCAAGCGAGTCCTGCACGACGTCGCGACACAGTGCATCCCCGACACCGGCCTCTCCTTCGGGTTCCAGCGCACCAACGGCTGGACCCGCAGCGGCGAGTCGCTGGCGTCGGTCATCAGCCGCTACCCCGAGGTCAAGGCCATGCTCGACGACCAGCGTATCGGCCGCCTCAAGCCGAACGCGCCCGTCCTGATCTCGACAGGCATCAACGACGACGTGATCCCGACCGGCCAAGTGGTGCAGCTGTACCGCGACTGGAAGGCGCAGGGCGCAAATGTGCACCTCGAACGCGACTACACCCCGCCGATCTTCCCGGGGTTGGTCGTCAACCACGCTCTGCCGATGGTGTTCAAGCTCCTCCCCGCGACCAGCTTCCTCCTGTCGTCGTTCAACGACTGA
- a CDS encoding aspartate-semialdehyde dehydrogenase, with product MGLKVGVVGATGQVGAVMREILAERNFPIDEIRFFASARSAGTTLPWGDGEIVVEDAATADPTGLDVALFSAGATMSRVQAPRFAAAGVTVIDNSSAWRKDEDVPLVVSEVNGELAQNPPKGIIANPNCTTMAAMPVLKPLHDAKGLRRLVISSYQAVSGSGLAGVAELAGQVRKGIDDAEKLVHDGKAVDLGEPDKYVAPIAFNVIALAGSIVDDGSGETDEDQKLRNESRKILGLPDLLVSGTCVRVPVFTGHSLSINAEFDEAITPDEARAILADAAGVQLADVPTPLDAAGGDVSLVGRIRQDPGAPDGKGLALFVSGDNLRKGAALNTVQIAELLV from the coding sequence ATGGGCCTGAAAGTAGGAGTCGTCGGCGCGACCGGTCAGGTCGGCGCCGTGATGCGCGAGATCCTCGCGGAGCGCAACTTCCCGATCGACGAGATCCGGTTCTTCGCGTCCGCGCGCTCAGCGGGGACCACGCTGCCGTGGGGCGACGGCGAGATCGTCGTCGAGGACGCCGCGACCGCCGACCCCACCGGGCTCGACGTCGCACTGTTCTCGGCGGGCGCCACCATGTCACGGGTTCAGGCGCCGCGGTTCGCCGCCGCAGGTGTCACCGTCATCGACAACTCGTCGGCATGGCGCAAGGACGAGGACGTGCCGCTGGTCGTCTCCGAGGTCAACGGCGAACTCGCGCAGAATCCGCCCAAGGGCATCATCGCGAACCCCAACTGCACCACCATGGCCGCGATGCCCGTCCTCAAGCCGTTGCACGACGCGAAGGGGCTGCGTCGCCTGGTCATCTCCAGCTACCAGGCGGTGTCCGGGAGTGGCCTCGCCGGCGTCGCCGAACTCGCGGGCCAGGTCCGCAAGGGCATCGACGACGCGGAGAAGCTCGTCCACGACGGCAAGGCAGTCGACCTCGGTGAGCCGGACAAGTACGTCGCGCCGATCGCCTTCAACGTGATCGCGCTCGCCGGGTCGATCGTCGACGACGGCTCGGGCGAGACCGACGAGGACCAGAAGCTCCGCAACGAGTCGCGCAAGATCCTCGGCCTGCCCGACCTGCTCGTCAGCGGCACCTGTGTGCGCGTGCCGGTCTTCACCGGCCACTCGCTGTCGATCAATGCCGAGTTCGACGAGGCGATCACGCCCGATGAGGCCCGCGCCATCTTGGCCGACGCCGCCGGCGTGCAGCTGGCCGACGTGCCCACCCCGCTCGACGCGGCAGGTGGCGACGTGTCGTTGGTCGGTCGCATCCGCCAGGATCCGGGAGCCCCGGACGGCAAGGGTCTCGCCCTCTTCGTCTCGGGCGACAACCTGCGTAAGGGCGCCGCACTCAACACGGTGCAGATCGCCGAACTGCTGGTCTGA